In Rutidosis leptorrhynchoides isolate AG116_Rl617_1_P2 chromosome 6, CSIRO_AGI_Rlap_v1, whole genome shotgun sequence, the DNA window agacacaagtacgtgaaactacattctatggttgaattatcgaaatcgaatatgcccctttttattaagtctggtaatctaagaattagggaacagacaccctaattgacgcgaatcctaaagatagatctattgggcctaacaaacctcatccaaagtaccggatgctttagtactttgaaatttatatcatgtccgaaggaggatcccggaatgataggggatattcttatatgtatctagttaatgtcggttaccaggtgttcaccatatgaatgattatttttgtctctatgcatgggacgtatatttatgagaactggaaatgaaattcttgtggtctattaaaatgatggaaataaatgattatgataaactaatgaactcaccaaccttttggttgacactttaaagcatgtttattctcaggtgttaaagaaatcttccgctgtgtatttgctcattttaaagatattacttggagtctttcatagcatatttcaaagaacgttgcattcgagtcattgagttcatcaaagattattattaaatcaatttatagttggatagtggatattatgaaatggtatgcatgcctgtcaattttcaatgtaaagaaagtttgtcttttaaaaacgaatgcaatgtttgtaaaatgtatcatatagaggtcaaatacctcacaatgtaatcaactattatgaatcgtttataatgtatatgaacgggtcctttcatactaACCCTCTTTTTCACTCTTGTGGAATGCTCATCGACATCACGATGAAGAATGTCTGTCATGTACCCATCTTTTGCATAAATAAACAGAAGTGGATATTGTAGAGCTAAATATTCGGTCTGAAGCTCAGAAATTCTTTTTAACCCTTCAATACGACTGTCGATTATACTATCCCTTTCGTCATACGAAGAAACATTGATATCACCTACAGTAAGTGCTGTAACTTCGTCTACCATTGGCAGATTGTAATTACATCCATCTTTGGTTCGTCAACCAATTAACTTAATTTTCATCTACATATTAGGTGTTTCTAGAAACCGGTCATGAGCCATCTAAAACGTCTTGACAAGAGGATTATGTTTATCGAGAACTTCCATTATTTGACAAATGAGATCCTCGTCGAGTGAATAGCGTGAAGACGAAGCCTTTGTTCTGTTTTTTCCACTGTTATGAATTCAACAAATCAtaaatatcaatgttaatattctCATATATTTATTTCCTACATTGTTTATTTGATGTTAATCTATATGAATTACACAAATCATACATGATTGCTTCTTTTCTGTTATTTGGTTCATTTACAGTATCATATATGTTTAACTGTCCAAATATTGGTTTTCGACCATCCGTTGATAATAAAACTCCATATTGGTGACAATTTTGACCACGAATACAAAATGTATAAGGGCCATGACCTTTGTTTACACGATCGTCCACCTTGTCACCCATCTAAGTAAATGCAAAAATCATGTTGTACTGTCGATCATTCTTAATGAAATGATGACCCTTCGGATGATTGTTAGTATATAGATCCCAAATGAGTTTAGGAGGAGCTTTGTTGAACTCGGGCAGCGCTATTTTACCTTTCAAACAACAAAGTGAGAATGCCTGGGCAAAACCGATTGTTTGTTTACCTATTTTTGTCTCTTAATGTCATAATTTAGCACCACATGCGGAACATATATAACTAAGAGTGCCGTAATCAACGTAGTCTGCCAAAAATAACAATTTATtttactttataaaatatataatagttTAACAGATTAAAAAAAGTTATAAGAACAACCCTTTGAAGTTCCTTTGAATGATTTATTTTGAAGATCATCTGTGTTTGCTTGGTCAAGATCAAAAGGTATCGGTGTAATATTTTCCTTCCAATGCATGTTGTTTTGATTCCGCTTTGACCGTACTTGTAAAAATGCAGACTTAAAAAAGTAAGTATGTAGATTTTAAAAATAAAACATGTTTGAATATTATATATGTCACAAATAATTACCTTTGGATCCACTGTATGATGTAGTGTAACATTTGTCACTATTATTAACTGATTCATTTGATATTCTCAGAGATGGTGTTAATGGTGCCGGAGTTGCAATGTTATATGAACATTCACCCGTTGTATTTGTCGTATGTTTAAAAATGTTTTCTTTCATCATAGTTGATGTATATTGGGTTCTAGATGAAGTCACTAAGTTTGATccagttgtgttggttatatctgaATAACCAATGTGTTagattttaatttaaaaattcagaATAAATATTATTTTCATATATACACCATAGATTACAAAAATATAGTTGTAATAGCATGAAACACATGTTAGAATTGAACACGATGGGGAAGATTCTTGTCCAATTGCTGATGTTTTACTTTGTTTTTTATGTTTCATCATAATGTTACCAACGATTGTCTTTGTAGTGGAAGAAATTTCTAAAAATAATAGAGATGTATTAGTATTTAAATTTAATGTATAGTGAATATGCCTGAATACTAAATCTCAAAATATATGCCAAGAGTAACTTTCTATAAAATTCAGATTAATAAAAAGATTAAGTAGTACCTGTATTTGATGCATTAACATCAAAGGAATCCTTCAACCTTGTAGGGTGTTTTTGTTTATTTGTAACTGGTTCCGAAACATTTGTCTCATTTTGATTTAATTTATTTAAACGTGAAGATCTTCTCAAGTTATTATTCATGACAATCAAGTTTGATCAAAATTATCTGAAAACTTAGGTTTTTGAAGATAATGAAGGATTATGTTTCTTATGATCCACAATTTCAAATTTCAAATTTGAAAATGAGATTATGGTTATTGACTAAATACCAACGGATAAAGAAATGTTTTGTGTTGTACTTGACTTTATTGGTAACTGGAATTTACATCCATAATGTGTAGGGATTAGAATATGGTAAATTTGATTTGAAAGTAATCACAATTTTGAATAAAGTGAAAACTATTTATATTAGTGTTTATTAGCTTATTTTACTATACTTAAAGGAATTGGTTAGTAACTGTAGTGTTGTTAGTAATATAGAATTTGATAAGAGAAAATATAAGAAGAAAAAATGTGCCAACACTGATATcataatataaagataaatttatattaatattacaggAGTAATTTCCATAGTTGTTACAAAAAGATTTTTTCCTATAATACTAACATAAGTGTAATTTTAGGCTAAAAAAAGAATAAATCTAATTAAACCCATATCGATTTACAAAAAAGCTTCAACTCATAAGCCCAAAAGCACAACTTGCATTCTGGTGTCGTTAGCTCAAAACCCATGAATGTGTGGGAAATAACCTTTATGGCGGAATATAGGGCACGTCGTTTTCACGTCAGTAAAAGGATGGCGGTTCCTTCTCCATGTTTGATGTATGAAGTCATAAACCTTTGTTCTCACAGCAACCGCATAATCCGGTATCGGTGGAAATGTCTAATTAAGAATCTTTAAACTGATATCCTTTTCATTTACATCGTGAGACGCAAAGATCaccaaaccataaacataaacagtATCTACTAATTGGCAGTTTGATGCTTGTTTTAAATAACGGAGCCCATCTAGGGTGTATTTTCCatcaaaataaaataacaaaccccTGCGAAAAATCGCATTAGGGTTTTTATTTACTAAACAGCGATGGTAAAGATAAACCATTTGAGGGATACCCCAAGACCCTACAGCTAAacgatcaaaggaaagcctttgatAAACCAATGGATGCTCGACTTGCTTAAAAAAGGCTTTGCAAACCAATCGAGCAACACCCAACTGAGTCGAAAAAGTTTGGCCGACTCTTGATAATATTTCACTAAGCAAATCATCAGGAAGAAGATCGACAATATTGTTGATCttatgaattttaatttttttcattatttttaaaaaGATATAAAAGATGGAAAATAAAGTTGAAGTTTTTGTAAATGGTGTGTAATTGAGACCTTCTGTAGCAGCAGAAAGTAAGTTCAGAATGATGATATTAGCTGCCTGAAAAGTAAGCCTTGAAAGTTGTTTTTTGGGGTTACTGATGCTACGTGGTATGTGAACACGTGTGTAGTTAAATGATGATATAGTTAAACCTCAAACATCTttcaaatatttttataaaaaagctGAATATGGAAAgtatatttgtaattttatttttttatttgaaaagcaagacaatttttatattattttagttttattttaaaagtaaataaaaaggAATTTAGAATATTTAAACTTTTAGATAAGATTTGACTCAACATAGGTGGAGGAATGTGTTCTAGAATATTCTTTTGAATGAgattaaatttttgtattatttaCAAAAAGTAGAAAAACATGAAAAGGTGAAATAGATGTTTTTGTGAAAAGTAGACACTGGAGAGGTATTGTAGaaaatgaaagtagttcaaaatgaTGCAAGTTTTAGGGTGTGTGTGTTTGGTGCTGAATGGAACAATTCAGTGCTGAATGATGAATCGATCAGCATTCAGTGTGTTTGATAACAGCTTAAAAGACTCATCTGAATGAGACCATGTGTTGAACGAACCTCTGAACCATTTAGCTTCAAAATAGACTCTATAATATTCAgatctgtattttttttttttttacctcattACCCCTTTATTCTCCCAAACCTATCTTCTTCCAGACTCCCACATATCTCATTGTTTTCAACCTATCTTCTTCCAGACTTCATCTCATCGATTTATCCCCTCATTTGTTATTATAGATATCCCTCTCGTATACTTTCAAATTTAATTAATCTTTCTCATCTTCTATTTTACTATTTATACATCATTAATTTCCTACTCTTCTCGAACACCCTTTTATCCTTTTTTTTAATTCATGTTATATTCAGtcaacgggattataaaatccattgATTTATTAAACTGCAATTTCTCAGTTTATACTAACCTTTGTAAACTATGTGTAACGGCCCAAAATATTTTGAGAAGGCACTAAGAGTGCTGCTCCTAGGTTCAGGAGCGCCGCTCCTAGACGGAGAAATGAAATGGgtcttttatttaaattgtaaaaaggtgaagggcactttggtcttttcataTGTGGGTATATATAAGCATGGTGACTAGATCTAGATCTCAGTTCTCACTTCATCTTTAACCTACACACTCTCTcatccacttttagtgagagaaacccatttgagagagagaaagctcaactcaaggaggaagaagcttgattcggtcAAAgtgcgagtattaaagttgttcatctagtcactagctacgttttgattgtgatgGTATGTTCTAATCTTGATTTTCTTTATTTTGATTTGATTAAGGGTaaaggtttgggctagtgatgaacatgAAACCCATTTGTTGGTAATTTGGGGGATTTTGGGTAAGTTGGGTTTTGAGAACCCaataatgactaacctagggttttgaggtGATGatttgtgtttatgggtcttaattggttagtaaatcactagcacactttgtgttatagtgaatgggtgttatttgggtggtGGATGACCGAAATGggcgtgttgaccttgaaatgggtcaaaggaGTCTTGGACTCTTAGGTGGCCTAAATTTcctaatgagtgtgaaaatgcactaaccttgtgttaataagtgtattaagaccataatttataagtgttagggttttggcgtaATCTTGTCCTAGTGTTAGGTTAaaggtgcaaatgggtcacatttgcactatgggtcaaagtAACACTAGGAtgggagtgagttggttgaccaacttgattgtgtgattgattatatgcataatgtaataggtacattacattgaaggttgcgagctagGGTATCATTCACCGAAGACATtaagatgagtggaataattatgcgtgtacgcatgtaatgtatttaattgtgtagcatgagatgtgaagtgtcgagatgctaagacaccacgtttcacgtgatgagtgaagtgtcgaggtgctatgaCACCACTTCGGTAATTATgaaagagtgaagcatcgaggtgttaagatgccactctaagaaatatgatgggtgaagtgtcgaggtgttaagacaccacccggggtaaagtatcaaggtgttaagatgccacccgggggttagtgatatgcggtgttaagtacactaatggatgttgtgaactccgatggtcttcgTGAACGCCatccccttgtacgattggttaaccatagttgtgtgttgtagtgtagcatattgtatcGTTCGTGTTATAtgatattgttgtgctagcttgtgatatcggagatttagcgttatacttgcgatggtatgctaatattatattgttagtgtgtatgcggtaattgtgtaagtgattgcaagtaagtaggttatatatgtatatgtataattattgcattcactaagcgttatgcttcccctctcgttgtttacctttttagctccgtcttggacaagggcaagggtataCGTTTGGACTAGAGATCTCCCACTTTTGTATGATAGTGGACGTTTTTGGATTTGGCCTTAGTGTGAGGTAGTTTAATCCCAACCACAATGCTCGTTAGTTGTTTGGAAGTTAAACTCCTTTGGGTCAAATAGCCACATTAATGTATTTAACGGGTCGTTGGAGTCCCGAGGGTCGTTGTGCCCGTTTTGATGTCTAAACACTTTTATTATATAAATCAAATGTATTTTGGTGGTATTGCACTTGTGGTTAGGTGTTTGGATTGGGACACTTAATAAAAACTGAAACAGCTATTCTCAGgtgcaggagcgccgcttttgttcTAAAAGCGCCACTCTTGGTCAGTATTTTGTGGAGTTTTTCATCAGGCGTCAAGAGCGCCGCTTCTGGAGACAAGAGCGCCGCTTCTGAGTCTTCAAAAGCGCCGCACTTGGTCATGGTACGCCGCTCTTGtactgtttaaaaaaaaattggcCGATTTTAAATTAAACGGTTAGAGTCAttttaagtggtatcagagcatggtctaagggatttaggcgacttgagataggtgcctagacttaaactTAAATGTGTATGCGTGTTATAAGGGACTTGTAGGATACGGGTCAGACCGGGCTCGGTTAGT includes these proteins:
- the LOC139853763 gene encoding putative F-box protein At1g67623; the encoded protein is MKKIKIHKINNIVDLLPDDLLSEILSRVGQTFSTQLGVARLVCKAFFKQVEHPLVYQRLSFDRLAVGSWGIPQMVYLYHRCLVNKNPNAIFRRGLLFYFDGKYTLDGLRYLKQASNCQLVDTVYVYGLVIFASHDVNEKDISLKILN